Proteins co-encoded in one Conexivisphaerales archaeon genomic window:
- a CDS encoding DegT/DnrJ/EryC1/StrS family aminotransferase, with amino-acid sequence MDGVRVPINRPFLGDDEAKAVAEVLKEANLTSSSFDGGKKVREFERALASYLKVKDVVAVNSGTSALLASLMACNIQRGDEVILPSFTFAATANVVKAVGAEIVFADISLEDYCIDPEDVRAKLTEKTKAIIPVDLYGNPAKIDEINEIARPRGIAVIEDAAQSLGSMDQGSYTGSKALLGCFSFYPSKVITTGEGGAIATNDEELARKLRMIRNHGMVQGYDTTLLGLNMRMPEVEAALGVEQIKKIENFIQIRRRNALAFTERLKNSENIIPPAEPAGKRYNYYLYTVYVKNMRDALMQRLRAAGYGAIVYYDPPVHQTPYYKSLYSANLKRTEDAAKHVLSLPVHPGVKLEEVEEMAILARTFGNT; translated from the coding sequence ATGGACGGAGTTAGGGTACCGATCAACAGACCGTTTCTTGGAGATGATGAAGCAAAAGCGGTTGCTGAAGTTCTGAAAGAAGCAAACCTCACTTCTTCCTCTTTCGACGGAGGGAAGAAGGTCAGGGAGTTTGAAAGGGCGCTTGCTTCATATTTGAAGGTAAAGGACGTCGTTGCTGTGAACTCTGGAACTTCTGCACTGCTAGCTTCGCTGATGGCATGTAACATTCAAAGGGGAGACGAAGTCATACTTCCTTCTTTCACCTTTGCTGCCACTGCAAACGTTGTAAAGGCTGTAGGTGCAGAGATAGTGTTTGCGGACATAAGCCTGGAGGATTACTGCATAGACCCTGAAGACGTAAGAGCGAAACTGACTGAGAAGACAAAGGCCATAATTCCTGTTGACCTGTATGGTAATCCTGCTAAGATAGATGAGATAAACGAAATAGCTAGGCCCAGGGGAATAGCTGTTATCGAGGATGCTGCACAGAGCCTTGGCAGTATGGACCAGGGCAGCTACACAGGCTCAAAGGCGTTGCTTGGTTGTTTCAGCTTCTACCCAAGCAAGGTGATAACTACAGGTGAAGGAGGCGCGATAGCTACAAACGACGAAGAGCTGGCTCGGAAGCTCAGGATGATAAGAAACCACGGGATGGTGCAGGGATATGATACCACTCTGCTCGGATTGAACATGAGAATGCCAGAAGTCGAGGCTGCGCTGGGGGTCGAGCAGATAAAGAAGATAGAGAATTTCATACAGATAAGGAGGAGAAACGCGTTGGCCTTTACAGAGAGGCTGAAGAATTCTGAGAATATAATACCTCCAGCAGAACCTGCAGGAAAGAGGTACAACTATTACCTTTACACAGTCTATGTAAAGAACATGAGGGATGCTCTGATGCAGAGGCTAAGGGCAGCAGGATACGGGGCGATAGTCTATTATGACCCTCCGGTTCATCAGACACCCTACTACAAATCACTTTACTCTGCAAACTTAAAGAGGACAGAAGATGCTGCCAAGCACGTATTATCCCTGCCCGTTCATCCGGGGGTAAAGCTAGAAGAAGTCGAAGAGATGGCGATCCTTGCAAGGACATTCGGAAATACTTAA